The Chryseobacterium aureum genome contains a region encoding:
- a CDS encoding helix-turn-helix transcriptional regulator — translation MSVFNLNNKLIFALALLVLSSINFIQAKITARDSLKVLIASSYKNDIFDNHKDVLRYSTELYYLAKNKDDKKSMLFSLFEQSRIYFMENKYGVTLKKINEGIKLAKEMNDYNFLCRFIIIYQKLLNHLDYSNKEINVFISKCIELNKRVQNKDDRRINTIYILVAKADNYVNNEGLANNMNEVISLKTQAYNESLKIENNNPLKIFTQIYALQSLSWSCALSRKFEKANSYLALTDHLLNQNPNYYFNIDCLITKGAIENILRNHQKAILYFQEAIDKSERSQAIFQLYTVFPMISASYGELDDYQNAMTYSWKAQDMAEKLRELRVQGHNATIINNINKEIYHLDEKQSFPYSTVSVVLVLFSMAIYYYLNKKRNSNNTVLSEEFKAIHFDNPTNGYIPENNAEDNKKLVNLVREDINTFYIEFEKNYPSFQLILKEKYPELNLSDINFCSLIKMKFDIKQIATYTNTTLRSVESRRYRIRKKMQLQGQDDLYIIISNIG, via the coding sequence TAATAAGTTAATTTTTGCTTTAGCACTTCTAGTTCTGTCATCAATAAACTTTATACAGGCTAAAATAACAGCCAGAGACAGTTTAAAAGTATTAATTGCCAGTAGTTATAAAAACGACATATTTGATAATCATAAGGACGTGCTTAGATATAGCACCGAACTATATTATCTTGCCAAAAATAAAGACGACAAAAAAAGTATGTTATTTTCTTTATTTGAACAGTCCAGAATTTATTTTATGGAAAATAAATATGGAGTTACTTTAAAAAAAATAAATGAAGGGATTAAACTTGCTAAAGAAATGAATGACTACAACTTTCTTTGTAGATTTATCATCATTTATCAGAAATTACTCAATCATCTTGATTATAGCAATAAAGAAATCAATGTTTTTATCAGTAAGTGTATTGAGCTTAATAAACGCGTACAAAATAAAGATGACAGACGGATAAATACAATATATATCCTCGTTGCCAAGGCAGATAATTATGTTAACAATGAAGGGCTGGCCAACAATATGAATGAAGTCATTTCTTTAAAGACACAGGCTTATAATGAATCTTTAAAAATAGAAAATAACAACCCATTAAAAATCTTCACCCAGATTTACGCATTACAATCGCTAAGCTGGTCTTGTGCACTTTCAAGAAAATTTGAAAAAGCAAACTCTTACCTTGCTTTAACTGATCATTTACTTAATCAAAACCCTAATTACTATTTTAATATAGACTGCCTGATCACTAAAGGCGCCATAGAAAATATTCTAAGGAATCATCAGAAAGCTATTTTATATTTCCAAGAAGCTATTGACAAATCAGAAAGATCTCAAGCCATATTTCAACTTTACACTGTATTTCCAATGATTTCAGCATCTTACGGAGAGCTGGATGATTACCAAAATGCTATGACTTATTCATGGAAAGCACAGGATATGGCTGAAAAACTTCGAGAACTGAGAGTACAGGGGCATAATGCTACTATTATTAATAATATCAATAAAGAAATCTATCATCTGGATGAGAAACAAAGCTTTCCTTATAGTACTGTATCTGTAGTTCTTGTCCTATTTTCTATGGCCATATATTATTATCTTAATAAAAAGAGAAATAGTAATAATACAGTTCTATCCGAAGAATTTAAGGCAATACATTTTGATAACCCTACTAATGGATATATTCCGGAAAACAATGCTGAAGATAATAAAAAGCTTGTTAATCTTGTCAGAGAAGATATTAATACATTTTATATCGAATTTGAAAAAAATTATCCTTCTTTTCAACTTATACTAAAAGAAAAATATCCAGAATTGAACTTATCAGATATTAATTTCTGCTCTTTAATAAAAATGAAATTCGATATTAAGCAAATTGCAACCTATACCAATACTACTTTAAGATCCGTAGAGAGTAGACGTTACAGAATTCGTAAAAAGATGCAGCTGCAGGGGCAGGATGACCTCTACATTATTATTTCCAATATAGGATAA
- a CDS encoding transposase — MINNFKDIHIGKMILNCIKERNIDATRICSFFKCSLDEIEKMYESENLETDILLKWSKLLEYDFFRIFSQHLIMYSPPSKGLLTEIKRSESSLPKFRKNLYTKEMIDFILEQLNNGTKTNKQIIEEYRIPKTTLHKWINKYLPPKKT; from the coding sequence ATGATAAATAATTTTAAAGATATCCACATAGGCAAAATGATCCTGAACTGTATAAAAGAGAGAAATATAGACGCGACAAGAATATGTTCGTTTTTTAAATGCTCATTAGATGAAATTGAAAAAATGTATGAGTCTGAAAATCTTGAAACAGACATTCTACTCAAATGGAGTAAATTGCTTGAATATGATTTTTTCAGGATATTTTCTCAACATTTAATTATGTATTCACCTCCTTCTAAAGGTTTGCTGACAGAAATTAAAAGATCTGAGTCTTCTCTGCCAAAATTCAGGAAAAATTTATATACAAAAGAGATGATAGATTTTATACTTGAACAGCTAAATAATGGAACAAAAACAAACAAACAAATTATTGAAGAATACAGAATTCCCAAGACTACACTACATAAATGGATTAACAAATATCTTCCTCCAAAAAAAACATAA